ACATTATTCACATCTATAGCCTTCACCTCTCAATGCCATTATTCCATACAAGGGAGATTTAATCTACCTTAAAAGTCATCTACCAGATCAAGTTATTGgaaacatcaatgaaggggtgctcacaagaagttaatcccaaaacatttgtctttttgctggttttctatcactcatACAACCTGTCaggtaccaagaggcactgaaataCAACAATCAGGTAGAGGCTATGCAAGTAGAGCTCCAATAgttcaaaagacaacaagtatgggaacttataCCATTGCTAAAGGATGTATGTCcaattggcacaaaatgggtcttcaagaacaaaacagatgaaagagGCATTGTTGTCAAAAACGGAAAAGGGCTATATATACTCACGGTTTGCGTATACTCACGGAAGTGTTAAAACGAAAaaggggtcatgtatactcacggtttgcatAGAGATTCCACGAAAGTGAGTTGGATGAGTCTTGGGTGTATGGAACAATGAAGTTACCTTAAAGGGAAACGAAGGTGTGTGAGTTGCGGTTTTTGTTCAATGGATTAGATTAGGAATTTAAAAGCTAACACATTATGAATGTAAATCAAGGTACCATGAGAATGGTCATGCAATGAGGTAGGATGAATTCCATTAATTTaacctcattatatgattcaccaaaTCACAAAATCATTAATTTAAGCTCATTATATCTACAAACAACCAAGTAAGCTAGCTAGATGTGTGCATTCCAAACATGGAAAGTGTTTGGGGACATAATATAGTCTTGCCCCTTTGATGGAAATTGTTTGAGACTTAATGGTATGAAAATAACAAATCAACAAGTGAGGTAGTAGAACAAGGTTACAGAGCCAAAACTTCCATGGTTCACACATTCACCAAAACACAAGTCTCACCATATTGAAGATGATGAGCTTGGATGATCTCAACAAAGTTATATattaattttcttttaaattacaccatataaacgagtattttcttccctttaatttgagtatagtattgGTAAAGATGTTTGTAGGATTGGAGAAAGAATGTGTATTTTTAATGTATTTATAGAAATCTGATGTGTCAGCTGACTATGCATGTTTGTGAATGCATTATCATCTTGCATTTGTGATGGTCTAAGCACAAGTTTTAGCCCAAGTTTGTTTTTgctattaactgaaattaaataaacaaaaccAAAACCGTCAATGTAACCGAATAAACCGAAGTGATTAACCGAAaaccgattggttaataaaataaacTAACCGATTACTTTTGTTTCGGCTTCAGTTAAAGATAATAACAAAACCATAAACAATACAATGAAATGGATTACTCGATTACTtcgttttttatatatatttttcccaataATACTATAATAAATATTACATgtttaaaaaactaaaaaacaagTATCATACAACCGACACCTATCATTTCCTTTTTCACTATCATACAACCgacacgattttttttttttttttttggaacttAAGATAATATTTTTTATCGAAAAAGAATTGCAATAATAAAACAAACATGCGTGTATTTCAACCTTACGATACCTATCCTACAACCTCACCGAATCATTTCAACAACTCTTTATCTTATCAACTTCAATTTCAAACCCAACAATCCATCAACAATCAATTTTACTATATTTTGACCATCAGCTCAAAACGTTGACTCTTTACCGGCGAATTAAGGCTAGCAGATCGCCGTAAAAACCATTTCCGCCTGAATTTCAAGAATTCCGGCCTCCAAATCAACCACTTTCGTCGGCTATTTAACGATCTATGTTCAAGTAAGTTACTTTGAACAAACTCCGTGTTTctttagttgttttttttatgTCTAACTAGTGTGATTATTCCTTTCCCTATGCGGTGGGTATTTGTTCTTGGTTCGTTCGTTACGGTACTAACACACATATTTTATATTAATTGAAAAccatataaaaaaaacaaatgctAGTTCCGGTTTTGATATTGATGTTGTTCGGTCGGAATCTATTCACCTCGTCACGGTACGGTACCAGCACTCATGATGTCTAAAAAACAGTGGCTAAGCTTGAGATTTCTGGGGGCGTAAGTTaccggacctaaaaatttctataaaaccaggggtcgaaaacgtatatatccaaaaattcctatacgaaaactacatactctccactgctgagcgaaaagttcagggTCGGCCGCCCCCGCCCCATAAAAGCTTCGCCCATGCTAAAAAAAACTCTATTTATGACACTGTTTTTAACCAAGTTATATATCGGAatgtaaaaaaattaaagaaagttGTGTTAAAATTAACGATCACAAGTTCTTAGAAAACCAAATTAGTAGTAAAAATTTAAATGGTTAAAAACGTATATTATATACAgtagagtaaattgctaaaatcgtcccttaGTTTTGGgtatgtttgtcattttcatcaaaacaacttttttgtataATATACTTCTTCACCTTtgagattttttgccattttcatccaaatatcgaatttgctttattttttctatcaaacatttggatgaaaatggtaaaaaatCTCAAATTTCAGGGACGATTTTGGTAAGAAAAAGTCAGACgcttggatgaaaatggcaaaaaatccaaaaattgaagaactatatggtacaaaaaagttgttttggatgaaatggcaaacatgcccaaacctcaagaacgattttggcaatttactctatagAGTATAACCAGtgaaaatgaaaattaaaaaaagttatatagtAAATTGCTTAAGCTTATTTATGATTTGTTTATTGGGGTCGTTGGTGTGATTTTAATGTCCAAGATGTAATCTTGTAATTATTTGGGTTACAGTTTCTTGTTGACCTAGTTTCTATATTTATATAGAAGTTcttgccgttaaaaaaattaTGATTTGTTTATAGATGTAtaattaattagggtttttatgAAACAGTGATGATGAGGTACGATCTGCACTCACAAAgatgtataattattctccaatTGATGGATTTGTAGAGATCTCCAAAGGGTTGGGAGATATGATGACGTCATTAGCAAATGAACCCTCAGTGGGTCTGTTTTATGTTCAACAACATGCTCACAATGCAGTTCCAAATATTGTGAATTTAAGCAACAAAGTTGTTGCGAAATCGCGAGAAATCGGTTTGCATACGGAGGATACAGAGGATTCGATTGCGATGGTGAGATCGATGGCGGATTGTGGGTTCCCCGTTGTTGATGATATGATCAAAGATATAGCGAAATGTTTAGCGATCATGTCGTCAAGGCAACCGAGAAGAGGTTTGATTCGTAGTAGATCGGTTTCGTGGTTTAAAACAGGACAAACCGGTTGGAGGGGGAATGTTAATGATTTCGAGAAGTCTGGAAACGCTAATGGTGCTGCGAATTCAATGCAGAATGTCGGTGAAGAATTGCCTGTGTCGAGTCTTGGGGGTGAAGACGCCGTGTTGGTTGATAATATGATGCCGAATGTGTCGGGTTTGGAGGATTTTGGTGGGTTTAAAGATGATAAAGAAGGAAGAATTGAAAAATGATTTAGAGGGTAATGAGAGTTGACATAAGAGGGGATTGATGAATAAGGGTTTATGGTTGGAgctcttgattgattttgaaaaatcTTGAGCCTGTTGGTAAACCCATTTGTAATACACTATATAAACTTAAGTACTGATATAACTTTGTTGACACTATGGTTCAGCTAAATAAAAATTTTGAAGAGTTGtaaacagtggcgaagcttgagatttacgaccggggggtcgaaaacgtatatacccaataacttctataaaaccggggggtaaaaaacgtatatacccaaaaatttctatacaaaaactacatactctctattactgagtgaaaagttcggggggtcggccgccccctcccgagTCCCGCCCCCACTAAGCTACGCCAATGGTTGTAAATGAATACGAGTCGGCTTTTTTATATACGCTTTTCAGCCATATGAGGTAACCTTGAACCACACGAGTTTAAGCGTAGTCTAAGGTCTGGCTCGAGGCCTTGATCCTTGTTGCGCTTGAGCTTTGCTCGAGCTTTTCAGACAATTATAACTCCCAAATTAAACACACGAACATGTATCATCCTGCTTTATACGGCGACTGCCAGTATAAGTCGTAGACTATATCGTTTGTTACGGTTCGAAACTTTTAAAGCCGGCCGCCTGAAACAAAGATGTAAAGCATTTCAGGAAACAACCATCAACATCTTAGTTGTCATAGAGCCAATACTGCCACAAAGAGTTGATTTGCTTGGTGCAACACCACTTTGAGAGTCATTGAAGATGACATTTGGTAGCTTAACTCTTACATTTTGGTATAACTGAGGGCCACCAACCTTACATTTTGGTGACCGAAGGGCACTCGACCCAGGATTTATTTTCTGTGGAGGCAATCGAAGGGtttaatcatatttttaaagggTGATATTTAGCTAAATAATaccctaaattttttttttttgtagatggccgctccCCAACCATGGTAGTTGGCCTgcccaggggcggacctacccatGATGGTGGGTGGGCggtcgcaccccttgaaaaaaaggTTTTTTGTGTTAATTTTCGTCGAAAATTCCAATTGCACCCCTTAGATTTTTcaaccgcaccccttgaaaattttcaaccgcccttcttagaaaaaaaaatattatgaatttatagaaaaataattaaacactgattattatgaatatataagtatataacggaatttgtataattattttttaaccaCTTATTCATTTTATTTAAGTCAATCTACAATCTAATTTTATTAACCCAACTACCCAAGCccaaacccaacccaacccaaagaTTTTATCCTTTTTTATTGATTGTTTTTTATGTGGTTATTAGAAGAAAATATAGATGTATAAGGGTTtgatatttttttatgtttttttgttattgtttttcTAGACTTGTATTTAATGATTTTGCTGTTTATTTtaagctttgtttgtttaaatttgtttgtttaaatgattactAATCAACATTTAAAATTATGGCTTgaattttgaaagttaaaattgaaaattatggaCTACGGTATTGGTTTAACataattgtttattttgtttaagtgtttagtgttgtttttATGAACTTACGGAGCAAATTTATATGTGATAAGAATCATGCGTAGAGAACTTATGGCGCGATTTCTTAAGAGGAAAAGGGTTGGACCACTTTTTTTTCGTCGGATTCTTCTAGTAAAGACCAAGTTATGTcttatataagtttttttttttttttttgctttttattTAATGATTAGGAGATAAAGAAATAGGTATCATTTGAACTTTGATGATTTTTTGTTGTTAATTTACTTACTTATGAAAGTTTTTTATGTTGTTtaatgttttacttgaaactttgtttgttaagtgacaaaaagttagaaaatatggtttgattgtttgaaaactGAAATTGACCCAACCTGACCCGATCTGATCCGGCTCGCAAAACTTTGTTTATGTTTACtggttttacatgacccgacccgctatgaaccAAATTTTTTATATAGTTAGGGGCCTAAAATCTTAAAATTTACTGCACCACCAGGAAAatattcctgggtccgccactagGTCTGTCACTGATAGACTCGTCATTATTcttaatatttttgtttttttaaaagcAAAGTTGATTATACGAACATTAAAATAaggagtaaactgtcattttagtccctaaggtttggtTACTTTTATCATTTTAGTCTGAAACTCAAACCTTTAAAATCTGGGTCtctatggtttcacttttattgtaaTTTTGTTTCAAAAATCAAATCACATGTTATTTGGCTAATAAAATATAgttattttgtcttttttttttcagAGACAAAATGTTTCATCTGaatttattataacatattattaattaaattaaatcccTTTACCCGATCATAAGTTCTATCTTCCCCAAATTATCTTCTCCCCACACCAAACCCTAATCCCTAATTCATCTTATTCATCTTCACATCACCAACGATCGGATTCTTTGATTCGATTTCTAAAGTTCAGTCTAATCTTTCTCCTTGTGTCTCCACCGGGAATTGCTTAATGTCTGGAAAGAATCTTAGTAGAAAAGCGGATGCAAGAAAAGTTGGTTCTAATTATAGCAAGTCAAAGCCAGACGAGCAAATACCGAAAGAGATTTTAAAGAACAGAATGATGAGTTTAGACCAAAAAGTCAGAAAGATGAAGTCAAAGGTCAACAGATGCAAAGTAGTTTTAAAGATGATAATTTACAACTCATTGATTGTTCTGAGGAAGATGATTACTTAATCCCTTTTCCTTATCGCGATTCTCTTGAAGATCTTCGACTTTCAGTTGCATATTATATTTTCTTCAATCATTtttcggttcttttttgttaatTTAGGCAAAATTGCGACTGTTATACTAATATTGTCTGTTTCAGTTCACTATCTAGTTATACATTATGTCTGTACATctttgagttaaatgtcattttagtctatgTGATTTGTTTCATTTtaacagtttagtccaaaggtttcatttttaacctgtgggtccaaaaaggtttcacagttgccattttagtctaccgggttaacttcatccattttttctgttaacgagaaggccaatttggtcattttgtatgtaattctattaactaaaatggcaattcagtcatataaaatgaccgaattggccttctcgttaacaaaaaaaatgaatgaagttaacccagtggactaaaatggcaactgtgaaacctttttgtacccacaggttaaaaatgaaacctttgtactaaacaaaatgactcaaaccacatgagctaaaatggcatttaactctacaTCTTTTTAACTCCAGtgataatggattttaataattctaaATTTCAGCAGTTGCCCTATAATAATGCTAACTTTAAAAATTCTCTCCAATAATCCTAATTTGTAAAAATTTGGCTGTCATTGATCATTTTTTAACATAAGTGCAATTAAATCAATTAAACAGTCTCTAGGTGTAATTGAATCTATTGAGAATACTAAATTCTTATATCTTTGAAAAGGATCAatggcggccaaacttttacaaATTGAATTATTGGAAACAATTTTTTAAGTTGtaattattatcggccaatagaTGAAACTTAGaattattaaaatttaataatTCAATAACCCTTTAGTTCAATAGGTTCACTTATATAGTTTAATCAATTTTACATATATATTAATAGGGGCATTTTCTTTTGAGTGGAGGAAAATAGTATAAGCACTTGTACCTAGTGCTGACCAAAATTAATTAAATCCATAGGCATAGGTGTTTATCCGCATCTCACATTTTCTATTTGAAAGGAGTTGATTCACTATACTTTCACCGTATGAATAATCAAATTTGAAACCATAAAATAACCATTTGGCTGCTTTTGATCTGAACTATTTTGCAACAACATTTGATAATGCACACGGGTTTTGTGCAAACCACCATTGTCGTTCAGACGATTGCAAGAggagaaaatgaagaagatgaattAGGAATTAAGGTTTGGTGTGGGGAGAACATAAtttgttatataaaaaaaaatgttataataaattcAGATGAACCATTTTGCCCGtaaaaaaagacaaaataaccAGATTTTATTAGCAAATAATAGGTGATttgatttttggaccaaaatggcaataaaagtgaaaccaaaGGGACTCGGATTTAaaatgtttgagttttggactaaaatggcaaaagtgaccaaacctcagggaccaaaataacagtttactctaaaataaatA
The sequence above is drawn from the Helianthus annuus cultivar XRQ/B chromosome 12, HanXRQr2.0-SUNRISE, whole genome shotgun sequence genome and encodes:
- the LOC110894835 gene encoding uncharacterized protein LOC110894835; the protein is MFNDDEVRSALTKMYNYSPIDGFVEISKGLGDMMTSLANEPSVGLFYVQQHAHNAVPNIVNLSNKVVAKSREIGLHTEDTEDSIAMVRSMADCGFPVVDDMIKDIAKCLAIMSSRQPRRGLIRSRSVSWFKTGQTGWRGNVNDFEKSGNANGAANSMQNVGEELPVSSLGGEDAVLVDNMMPNVSGLEDFGGFKDDKEGRIEK